In the Spartinivicinus ruber genome, TGATTAATTAATTCTTCATTAAGATAGTTATTAATATCGTCACAGCGTACTAGAGCTACTTTACCATTATCAATTACTTTATTTGTTAACAGGAAGTCCTTTGCTCTAGACTGAGTATATGTTATTCCACCCATTGCTATGTCAAACTTATCCTCTTTTAGATCCTGTGATAAAGTAGGCCATGAAGTTTTAACAAACTGGATTTTTACATTTAAGTGTTTACCTAAAGCCTCTGCCATATCAATTGCAAATCCATTTAGCTGTCCCTGTTCATTAGCAAAACTGATAGGTGCGTAATCTCCTGTTGTTCCTACCCGTAAAGTACTATCTCTATCATCAATGAAATCTGCATTGCAGATACTTTGTATACAAAATAGAGAGAAAATAAATAAATATTTTAAAAACTTCATTGAGTACCACCAAAAAATTTGCTTTAAAAAGTGCAAAATATACATATATTAAGTGAATTAAACCACTGCAATTTCTGAATTTCGTACCGACGTTCTAAGCCTTGTCCTCTCACGCCTAAAACCATCATCTGGTAAGATCATAGTCAGGCAGAGCAGCTAAAGGTAAGGCGTTGTTGAAGCGGTTGGGTGATTTGCTACCCCACCAGCTGGTGGGGTAGGGTGGTTAGTTTTCAATATGTTCTATTTGATTTTCAGAATCTAAATTATCACTCTTAGTTAAAGTAAAGCAGCCTGAAGTACCATCCCAGTTGCGCA is a window encoding:
- a CDS encoding transporter substrate-binding domain-containing protein, coding for MKFLKYLFIFSLFCIQSICNADFIDDRDSTLRVGTTGDYAPISFANEQGQLNGFAIDMAEALGKHLNVKIQFVKTSWPTLSQDLKEDKFDIAMGGITYTQSRAKDFLLTNKVIDNGKVALVRCDDINNYLNEELINQSSVRVVVNPGGTNEKFVKSRLLQSHVINTKNNYVPFGMILENKADVMVTDLIEARYQSRLHKGKLCVANDTPFTGTSSYKVYMLPKVSNNLLSKVNKWLRIVDINSITKKWKIDP